In Flavobacterium sp. N3904, one DNA window encodes the following:
- a CDS encoding alpha-2-macroglobulin family protein → MKTKGLIYVFFVCILFQACGKKSAADFNSDFSLFKEYIVSFTGGIVSAQSDIRVVLAFDNNNWKVNQVLDDDLFDISPSVNGKVISLSNNTIAFIPEKKLESGTEYQLTLHLDKLNPKVAEKDKALSNFNFTVKTIKQDFIVNTFDVQSYSKEYQYLNCVLKTADNIDFETAKKLVEAEHNGDDLKIIFEKANTVGKEFKFRIDSIQRLDSASNLEIKYDGTDYDMDQKGTIDFPITALNEFKVIKTEMSEGNNQSLSINFSEPLEKGQDFKGLVAIQNTNNLKFSTQGNVLKVYFNNEKAVEKTVEAVPVTVVSDSTSVVVDSASVEEAEEIAVVEPEPVVDSQKLTGELLLEVFQGIESEYGKKLNENYSEKISFDEIKPNVRFIKNGTILPSSSNLKLNFEAVNLSAVDVKVYKIYKNNILQFLQDNELNGTRNLKRVGQPVAKSTLYLNENKLVNTSKWNTFALDLSKIITPEPGAIYRVEFSYKKAYSLYKCESSTEDDSENEEAEEVDEKEVNYSENSYDEYYYDDYEWRESQDPCSSSYYYNAKIGTNILASDVGVIAKRGENKSYLFAVNNIITTEPISNARVDLYSFQQQKLTTGTTSSEGIASFQLDTFAYFAIVTYGTQSTYVKLDDGHSLSVSNFNVAGETLQKGLKGFIYGERGVWRPGDNLYLSFILNDASNKIPLGHPIKFRLADPNGKITYQTVQKSNEWNHYAFTVPTENDAPTGNWEAMVSVGGAKFYKSIKIETIKPNRLKIKNTFKRAVLSSSYPNTSNLEVTWLHGAVAKNLNVEMQAKFSQQTTTFKNYEKYVFDDLVRKFSTEEVTVFSGKLDANGKANAVIDPKIQGEAPGMLKASFITKVYEEGGDFSTDVIATTYSPYSTYVGIKSPEPNKYGMLETRKVNQFDVVTVDENGKPKAVKNLEVKVYKVEWRWWWDESSDNLSNYNSDDATTSYKTFTINTDASGKGSVRFALTDEEWGRYMIRVSDVVGGHATALTVNIDWPMWSGKTRNTDASTANMLVFSTDKQNYAVGENAQISFPSSEGGRAFISIENGSKVVQTLWAKTQKGETKVIIPITAAMAPNVYFNITLLQPHASTKNDLPIRMYGIVPIEVIDKNTILTPKLVMPDILRPEQSFAIKVSEQSGKAMTYTIAIVDEGLLDLTRFKGPNAWDSFYVREALGVKTWDIYDDVIGAYGGKVNQIFSIGGDQDLGGGKAKKANRFKPVVIYMGPFKLEKGQTQTHQVKLPKYIGSVKTMIVAGDATTSAYGSVEKATPVRSPLMVLASLPRKISPSEKVTIPVTIFAMEKSIKNVTVQIKTNNGLKVLGSATQKLSFAQPDEKMAYFNLAVGSITGIGKVQIVATSGKEKSVYDVEIDMTNPNPVTNTFTDVILEPNSNKTISWKTFGVSGSNKAKLEVSSMPTINLNGRLQYLIQYPHGCVEQTTSSVFPQLYLNEIADLDATRQQLIQKNVTAGITRLGGFQLSNGGMSYWQGGTEADDWGTSYAGHFMIEAEKKGYFLPINFKSKWISYQQKEAKQWRFMPSYGNDMAQSYRLYTLALAGVPDLSSMNRLRETKGISNECKLRLASAYVLAGQKSAGLTLLLKTTIDNNSNYNYYYYGSSDRNRAMALETLLLLGQKQKAFAMATKLAKDMSSDQWMSTQTTAYCLYAMAKFSANNGPKGIDVQFSKDGKTQAVKTMKTIADRSLTVKMGSNSLTLKNNRKNRLFVRVLNTGILPIGQENAVQSNVSASIVFKNRKGGVINVSKINQGTEFIAEVTVRNQKNERVENVALSQILPSGFEIVNTRFTDYGDATNNIADYIDIRDDRTNFYFGMKAGETKTFRILLNASYLGTYYLPGLQCEAMYDNTFLARTKGFWVQVVK, encoded by the coding sequence GTGAAAACAAAAGGATTAATTTACGTATTTTTTGTGTGTATTTTGTTTCAGGCCTGTGGCAAAAAATCAGCTGCCGATTTTAATTCCGATTTTTCATTATTCAAAGAGTATATAGTCAGTTTTACGGGGGGAATAGTCTCGGCACAATCGGACATTCGTGTGGTTTTGGCTTTCGATAATAATAATTGGAAAGTCAATCAGGTATTGGACGATGATTTATTCGATATTTCTCCAAGTGTCAACGGAAAAGTGATTTCACTTTCGAACAATACTATCGCTTTTATTCCTGAAAAAAAGCTGGAATCTGGCACCGAATATCAGTTGACTTTGCATTTGGATAAACTGAATCCAAAGGTTGCCGAAAAGGATAAAGCTCTTTCCAATTTCAATTTCACGGTAAAAACCATCAAACAGGACTTTATTGTCAACACTTTCGATGTGCAATCCTACAGCAAAGAATACCAATATTTGAATTGTGTATTGAAAACCGCAGACAATATCGATTTTGAAACCGCCAAAAAATTGGTCGAAGCCGAGCATAATGGAGACGATTTGAAAATTATTTTCGAAAAAGCCAATACCGTTGGCAAAGAATTTAAATTCAGAATCGACAGCATTCAGCGATTGGATTCCGCAAGTAATCTCGAAATTAAATATGACGGAACCGATTATGATATGGACCAAAAAGGAACTATCGATTTCCCGATTACGGCGCTGAATGAGTTCAAAGTCATAAAAACGGAAATGAGCGAAGGAAACAATCAATCATTGTCCATTAATTTTTCGGAACCATTGGAAAAAGGGCAAGATTTTAAAGGATTGGTGGCGATTCAAAACACCAATAATTTAAAATTCTCTACTCAAGGAAATGTCTTGAAGGTTTATTTTAATAATGAAAAAGCTGTTGAAAAAACAGTTGAAGCAGTTCCTGTAACTGTGGTTTCTGATTCTACATCTGTTGTTGTAGATAGTGCTTCGGTTGAAGAAGCAGAGGAAATTGCAGTTGTCGAGCCTGAGCCAGTTGTGGATTCACAAAAACTTACAGGAGAATTGCTGTTGGAAGTTTTTCAAGGAATTGAAAGTGAATATGGTAAAAAGTTAAATGAGAATTATTCAGAGAAAATCTCGTTTGATGAAATAAAACCGAATGTTCGTTTCATCAAAAACGGAACTATTCTGCCAAGTTCTAGTAATTTAAAACTCAATTTTGAAGCCGTAAATCTTAGTGCTGTTGATGTAAAAGTGTATAAAATTTACAAAAACAATATTCTTCAGTTTTTGCAGGATAATGAGCTGAACGGCACCCGAAATTTAAAAAGAGTAGGACAACCTGTTGCGAAATCAACGCTTTACCTCAATGAGAATAAGTTAGTAAATACAAGCAAATGGAACACTTTTGCTTTGGATTTGTCAAAAATTATAACACCGGAACCAGGTGCCATTTATAGAGTGGAGTTCTCCTATAAAAAAGCCTATTCTTTATACAAATGTGAATCTTCAACTGAAGATGATAGTGAAAATGAAGAGGCGGAAGAAGTCGATGAAAAAGAGGTGAATTACAGTGAAAACTCATACGATGAGTATTATTATGACGATTATGAATGGAGAGAAAGTCAAGATCCTTGCTCCAGTTCATATTATTATAATGCCAAGATTGGAACCAATATTTTGGCATCGGATGTTGGAGTAATTGCCAAAAGAGGAGAAAATAAATCGTATTTGTTTGCGGTAAATAATATCATTACAACCGAACCAATTTCGAATGCAAGAGTAGATTTGTACAGTTTCCAACAGCAAAAATTGACAACAGGAACGACAAGCAGTGAAGGCATTGCCAGTTTTCAGTTGGATACTTTTGCCTATTTTGCGATTGTAACTTACGGAACACAATCCACTTATGTAAAACTTGATGACGGTCACTCTTTATCGGTCAGTAATTTTAATGTGGCTGGTGAAACTTTGCAAAAAGGACTCAAAGGATTCATATATGGAGAACGTGGTGTTTGGCGCCCTGGAGATAATCTTTATTTGTCTTTCATTTTAAATGATGCTTCGAATAAAATACCGTTGGGACATCCTATAAAATTTAGATTAGCCGATCCAAATGGAAAAATAACCTATCAAACGGTTCAAAAATCGAATGAGTGGAATCATTATGCGTTTACTGTTCCAACTGAAAATGATGCACCTACCGGAAATTGGGAAGCAATGGTTAGTGTGGGTGGTGCGAAGTTTTATAAAAGTATAAAAATCGAAACCATCAAACCGAATCGTTTAAAAATAAAAAATACTTTCAAACGAGCAGTACTTTCATCTTCGTATCCAAATACCAGCAATCTCGAAGTGACTTGGCTTCATGGCGCAGTGGCCAAAAATTTGAATGTTGAAATGCAAGCCAAATTTTCGCAACAAACTACGACTTTCAAGAATTATGAAAAGTATGTTTTTGATGATTTGGTTCGAAAATTTAGCACCGAAGAAGTTACCGTTTTCTCCGGAAAATTGGATGCTAATGGAAAAGCGAATGCAGTTATAGACCCTAAAATACAAGGAGAAGCACCAGGTATGCTGAAAGCGTCATTTATTACTAAAGTGTATGAAGAAGGCGGTGATTTTAGCACAGATGTCATAGCTACGACCTATTCTCCGTACAGTACTTATGTGGGTATAAAGTCACCCGAACCCAACAAATACGGAATGCTGGAAACCCGAAAAGTAAATCAATTTGATGTGGTTACGGTTGATGAAAATGGAAAGCCCAAAGCAGTCAAAAACTTAGAAGTGAAAGTTTATAAAGTAGAATGGCGCTGGTGGTGGGATGAATCGAGCGATAATTTATCAAATTATAATTCGGATGATGCTACGACTTCGTACAAAACTTTTACAATAAATACCGATGCTAGCGGAAAAGGAAGTGTGCGTTTTGCCTTAACCGATGAAGAATGGGGACGTTATATGATTCGGGTTTCGGATGTTGTTGGCGGACACGCAACGGCTTTAACAGTAAATATTGATTGGCCAATGTGGTCTGGAAAAACTAGAAATACCGATGCTTCAACGGCCAATATGTTGGTTTTTTCTACTGATAAGCAAAATTATGCTGTGGGCGAAAACGCTCAAATTTCGTTTCCATCGAGTGAAGGAGGACGTGCTTTTATTTCTATCGAAAATGGATCGAAAGTGGTTCAAACACTTTGGGCAAAAACACAAAAAGGGGAAACAAAAGTTATCATTCCAATTACGGCCGCTATGGCGCCGAATGTGTATTTCAATATTACATTATTACAACCACATGCTTCGACTAAAAACGATTTGCCAATTCGAATGTATGGCATTGTACCTATCGAAGTGATTGACAAAAATACGATTCTCACACCCAAATTGGTTATGCCAGACATTTTACGTCCAGAACAATCATTTGCTATAAAAGTGAGTGAACAATCAGGAAAAGCAATGACCTACACAATTGCCATTGTAGATGAAGGATTATTGGATTTAACCCGTTTCAAAGGACCAAATGCTTGGGATAGTTTTTATGTTCGGGAAGCTTTGGGTGTAAAAACTTGGGATATTTATGACGATGTGATTGGAGCGTATGGCGGAAAAGTGAATCAGATTTTCAGTATTGGTGGTGACCAAGATTTGGGAGGCGGAAAAGCCAAAAAAGCGAATCGTTTCAAACCAGTTGTGATTTATATGGGGCCTTTTAAATTAGAGAAAGGACAAACCCAAACGCATCAAGTCAAATTGCCAAAGTATATTGGTTCCGTGAAAACAATGATTGTGGCTGGCGATGCCACTACAAGTGCTTATGGAAGTGTTGAAAAAGCAACACCTGTTCGTAGTCCATTGATGGTATTGGCTTCCTTGCCTAGAAAAATTTCTCCATCTGAGAAAGTGACTATTCCAGTTACCATTTTTGCAATGGAAAAAAGCATCAAAAATGTGACGGTGCAGATTAAAACGAATAATGGATTAAAAGTTCTTGGCAGTGCCACTCAAAAACTTTCTTTTGCACAGCCTGACGAAAAAATGGCTTATTTTAATTTGGCTGTGGGTTCTATAACAGGAATCGGAAAAGTGCAGATTGTAGCGACTTCAGGCAAGGAGAAATCAGTGTATGATGTAGAAATTGACATGACTAATCCGAATCCAGTCACCAACACGTTTACCGATGTGATTTTGGAACCGAATAGTAATAAAACAATTTCTTGGAAAACATTTGGTGTTTCGGGAAGTAATAAAGCAAAATTGGAGGTTTCTTCGATGCCAACTATTAATTTAAATGGGCGATTACAATATTTGATTCAATATCCGCATGGCTGTGTGGAGCAAACTACTTCGTCAGTTTTTCCGCAATTGTATCTAAATGAAATTGCCGATTTGGATGCTACGCGTCAGCAATTAATTCAAAAAAATGTGACCGCAGGAATTACTCGATTAGGAGGTTTTCAATTATCGAATGGGGGAATGTCATACTGGCAAGGCGGAACAGAAGCTGATGATTGGGGTACTTCCTATGCTGGACATTTTATGATTGAAGCTGAGAAAAAAGGTTATTTCTTGCCAATCAATTTCAAATCAAAATGGATTTCGTATCAACAAAAAGAAGCCAAACAATGGCGATTTATGCCGAGTTACGGAAATGATATGGCACAGTCCTATCGCTTATATACTTTGGCTTTAGCAGGAGTTCCCGATTTGTCTTCGATGAACAGATTGCGTGAAACCAAAGGAATTTCGAACGAATGTAAATTACGTTTGGCTTCGGCTTATGTATTGGCGGGACAAAAATCAGCAGGTTTGACTTTGTTGCTAAAAACTACAATTGATAACAATTCGAATTACAATTATTACTATTATGGTTCCAGTGACAGAAACCGTGCAATGGCTTTGGAAACGTTGTTGTTGCTTGGGCAAAAGCAGAAAGCATTTGCGATGGCAACAAAATTGGCTAAAGATATGTCAAGTGACCAATGGATGAGTACGCAGACTACAGCTTATTGTTTATATGCAATGGCTAAGTTTTCAGCCAATAATGGACCTAAAGGAATCGATGTTCAGTTTAGTAAAGATGGAAAAACACAGGCAGTTAAAACTATGAAAACTATCGCCGACAGAAGTTTGACTGTTAAAATGGGTTCGAATAGTTTGACTCTAAAAAATAATAGAAAGAACAGGTTGTTTGTCCGTGTACTGAATACAGGGATTCTTCCGATTGGGCAAGAGAATGCTGTTCAGAGCAATGTCTCGGCTTCCATTGTTTTCAAAAACAGAAAAGGAGGCGTTATTAATGTTTCTAAAATCAATCAAGGAACGGAGTTTATTGCTGAGGTAACGGTTAGAAACCAGAAAAATGAGCGTGTAGAAAATGTAGCTTTGTCTCAGATTTTACCTTCTGGTTTCGAAATTGTAAATACCCGTTTCACAGATTACGGAGATGCAACCAATAATATTGCAGATTATATTGACATTCGTGATGATAGAACTAATTTCTATTTTGGAATGAAAGCCGGAGAAACAAAAACATTCAGAATATTACTGAATGCCTCGTATTTGGGAACATATTATTTACCGGGACTGCAATGTGAAGCGATGTATGACAATACGTTTTTGGCCAGAACCAAAGGATTTTGGGTTCAAGTGGTGAAATAG
- a CDS encoding nucleoside deaminase, producing the protein MENIFTDEYFMKKALQEAEMAFDKGEIPVGAVVVVNDTVIARSHNLTELLNDVTAHAEMQAITAAANFLGGKYLKDCTLYVTIEPCQMCAGALYWSQITKIVYGATDEHRGFVKMGTQLHPRTIVVRGVMANEASELMKRFFVERRK; encoded by the coding sequence ATGGAAAACATTTTTACGGACGAGTACTTTATGAAAAAAGCTTTGCAGGAAGCTGAAATGGCTTTTGATAAAGGCGAAATTCCTGTAGGAGCCGTTGTTGTGGTTAATGATACCGTCATTGCCCGAAGCCATAATTTAACCGAATTGCTCAATGATGTTACTGCCCACGCCGAAATGCAGGCCATAACTGCTGCTGCCAATTTCCTTGGCGGAAAATACCTGAAAGACTGTACGCTTTACGTAACAATTGAGCCTTGCCAAATGTGTGCGGGAGCCTTGTATTGGAGTCAGATTACTAAAATTGTGTATGGTGCCACCGATGAACATCGTGGTTTTGTGAAAATGGGCACTCAGTTACATCCCAGAACCATTGTTGTTCGTGGAGTTATGGCGAATGAGGCTTCGGAATTGATGAAACGTTTTTTTGTTGAGAGAAGAAAATAA
- a CDS encoding 1-deoxy-D-xylulose-5-phosphate synthase, producing the protein MKSNLLENIHSPIDLRQLDEAQLPQLAQELRDFIINIVATKEGHLGASLGVVELTIALHYVFNTPEDLLVWDVGHQAYGHKILTERRAVFHTNRQLGGISGFPKRSESIYDTFGVGHSSTSISAALGMAIASNLKGDFEKQHIAIIGDASIASGMAFEGLNHAGVTDANLLVILNDNAIGIDPSVGALKKYLTSVKQGKNPRQNNMIRSLNFDYSGPIDGNDIYAVIKELKRLQKIKGPKFLHIITTKGKGLQQAEENQVKYHAPGKFDANTGEIIIKSEENLPPKYQDVFGLTLLDLAKKNEKIVGITPAMPSGSSLKFMMEAFPKRAFDVGIAEQHAVTLSAGMATQGLIVYCNIYSTFLQRAYDQVIHDVALQNLPVIFCLDRAGLVGEDGATHHGVFDLAYLRCIPNLIVYAPLNEIELQNILHTAQLGLNHPIAIRYPRGRGVTKNWERLHLGKYETIEIGKAKLLQSGAKVAILSTGAIGNNVTLALSKIQPPENFAHYDFAFVKPLDENELHTIFSQFETIITIEDGVIKGGFGNGILEFAATYRYNSKIQLLGIPDEFIEQGSIDELQQYCGISVESLEIIFSSY; encoded by the coding sequence ATGAAAAGCAACTTACTCGAAAACATCCATTCTCCAATTGATTTACGCCAACTTGACGAAGCACAACTTCCGCAACTGGCACAAGAATTACGTGACTTTATCATCAATATTGTCGCGACCAAAGAAGGTCATCTTGGCGCCAGTCTAGGCGTGGTGGAACTCACAATTGCTTTGCATTATGTTTTTAACACACCCGAAGATTTATTGGTTTGGGATGTTGGCCATCAAGCTTACGGACATAAAATTCTTACCGAAAGAAGAGCTGTTTTCCATACCAATCGTCAATTGGGCGGAATTTCTGGTTTTCCAAAAAGAAGCGAGAGCATTTACGATACTTTTGGTGTTGGCCACTCCTCCACTTCTATTTCGGCAGCGCTTGGAATGGCAATTGCTTCCAATTTAAAAGGTGATTTCGAAAAACAACACATAGCAATTATTGGCGATGCTTCTATAGCTTCAGGAATGGCTTTTGAAGGACTGAATCACGCCGGAGTAACTGATGCCAATTTACTGGTTATCCTCAACGATAATGCAATCGGAATTGACCCAAGTGTTGGCGCACTCAAAAAATACCTCACTTCGGTAAAACAAGGAAAAAACCCGAGACAAAACAATATGATTCGGTCACTGAATTTCGATTATTCCGGACCGATTGATGGTAATGATATTTATGCCGTTATAAAAGAACTGAAGCGTTTACAAAAAATAAAAGGACCAAAGTTTTTACATATTATTACAACCAAAGGCAAAGGTCTTCAACAAGCCGAAGAAAATCAGGTAAAATATCATGCTCCGGGAAAATTTGACGCCAATACTGGCGAAATTATTATAAAATCGGAAGAAAATTTACCTCCAAAATACCAAGATGTATTTGGCCTGACTCTTTTGGATTTAGCCAAAAAAAATGAAAAAATTGTTGGTATTACTCCCGCCATGCCATCTGGAAGTTCGTTAAAATTTATGATGGAGGCGTTCCCGAAACGCGCTTTTGATGTAGGCATTGCCGAACAACATGCAGTAACATTGTCCGCAGGAATGGCTACACAAGGCCTGATTGTGTATTGCAATATTTATTCGACTTTTTTACAAAGAGCTTACGATCAAGTAATCCACGATGTGGCTTTGCAAAATTTACCGGTAATTTTTTGTCTCGACCGGGCCGGTTTGGTTGGCGAAGATGGAGCCACACACCATGGCGTTTTTGATTTGGCTTACTTACGTTGCATTCCAAACCTGATTGTTTATGCACCATTAAACGAGATTGAACTGCAAAACATTTTGCATACTGCCCAATTGGGTTTAAATCATCCTATTGCCATTCGTTATCCTAGAGGTCGCGGTGTAACCAAAAATTGGGAAAGATTGCATTTAGGAAAATATGAAACCATAGAAATTGGAAAAGCAAAACTGCTTCAAAGTGGAGCCAAAGTTGCCATTTTATCTACTGGAGCAATTGGAAACAATGTCACTTTGGCTTTGTCCAAAATACAACCACCCGAAAATTTTGCCCATTATGATTTCGCTTTTGTTAAACCATTGGATGAGAACGAACTACACACTATTTTTAGCCAATTCGAAACTATAATAACTATTGAAGATGGAGTGATAAAAGGCGGTTTCGGAAATGGAATTCTGGAATTTGCTGCAACCTATCGTTACAATTCAAAAATCCAACTCTTGGGAATTCCGGATGAATTTATTGAACAGGGCTCTATCGATGAATTACAACAATATTGCGGAATTTCCGTTGAAAGTTTAGAGATAATTTTCTCAAGTTATTGA
- a CDS encoding DUF3078 domain-containing protein: MPHTIMRLQPTLFLLLFLVFSTTSFSQITIVTKLPDSTTTQKKKVNPETIITKIDTVPTSHWTNKNMLGIDISEIAFVNWSAGGTSAITGLLKGHLKRDYKDENQVWSNELIFRYGLNKQEGVELRKTDDVFRINSTYGYRKDTLSNWYHSAKFNFNTQFSAGYNYPDTDNPISKPFAPAYTFLGIGSEYINKAEKFKFYISPLTLKNTLVLDQTLANAGAYGVTKAIYDAQGNIITEGKQSKTELGILVTSYIEREVFTNITLKNRLSLYTDYIHNFGNIDVDWQFYADLKVNQYVKANIGFNLVYDEDIDVIDDQNGVLVNVGPKVQLKQVLGVGLEYNF, encoded by the coding sequence ATGCCACACACCATTATGCGATTACAACCTACATTATTTTTATTGCTTTTTTTAGTTTTTTCGACAACTAGTTTCTCTCAAATTACAATTGTAACAAAACTGCCCGATTCAACAACAACTCAAAAAAAGAAAGTCAACCCCGAAACAATTATTACAAAAATTGATACCGTCCCCACTTCGCATTGGACCAACAAAAATATGTTGGGTATTGACATCTCCGAAATTGCCTTTGTGAATTGGAGTGCTGGTGGTACGAGTGCTATTACTGGATTACTGAAAGGGCATCTTAAACGAGATTACAAAGACGAAAATCAAGTTTGGTCAAACGAACTTATTTTTAGATATGGTTTAAACAAACAAGAAGGAGTCGAGCTAAGAAAAACCGACGATGTTTTCAGGATTAATTCGACTTACGGCTATCGAAAAGACACACTATCGAATTGGTATCATTCGGCTAAATTCAATTTTAATACTCAATTTTCGGCAGGATATAATTATCCCGACACTGACAACCCAATCTCAAAACCTTTTGCACCAGCCTATACCTTCTTGGGGATTGGTTCTGAATACATCAATAAAGCAGAAAAATTTAAATTCTATATTTCTCCTTTGACATTAAAGAACACATTGGTATTGGATCAAACACTTGCTAATGCAGGTGCTTATGGCGTTACAAAGGCCATATATGATGCTCAAGGAAACATAATTACTGAAGGGAAACAATCAAAAACAGAGCTTGGTATTCTGGTAACTTCTTACATTGAAAGGGAAGTTTTTACCAACATTACATTAAAAAACCGCTTGAGTTTGTACACGGACTATATCCATAATTTTGGCAATATTGATGTCGATTGGCAATTTTATGCAGATTTAAAAGTAAATCAATATGTAAAAGCGAATATTGGGTTCAATCTGGTGTATGATGAAGATATTGATGTTATAGATGATCAAAACGGAGTTCTTGTAAATGTAGGGCCAAAGGTACAGTTAAAACAAGTTTTGGGTGTTGGTCTTGAATATAATTTTTAA